Genomic window ([Eubacterium] hominis):
GCTGTATACCCGTACAAAGAATATGCAGGAAGCAGATCCAACCTTACGTATCAAATTGATTACTGGCGGTATGGAAAAAAGTCGAATGAATGAATCCTTAAAGGTTCAGCCACATGTTGTCATCGGTACACCTGGAAGAATCAAAGATTTATTTTTAAATGAGAAAACCCTGCGTGTAGAGAGTGCAGATATGCTGATTGTTGATGAAGCGGATATGACATTGGAATTTGGCTTCTTAGAAGATATCGACGCAATGGCTGGAAGAATGAAGAAAAATCTTCAGATGATGAGTTTTTCTGCGACGATGCCAAATGCTTTAAAAATCTTTTTAAAGAAATATATGACGCAACCAGCAATGGTGCATATCGAAGATGCAAAACAGTTTCATCCACAAATCGAACATGTGCTTGTGCCATGTACTCCTTTGAATTATGAACAGAAACTAATGGAAATCTTACCAACTTTTACACCATACGTATGTTTGATTTTCGCAAATACAAGAGAACAGGCCGCAAACGTAGCTTCTTTGATGCGTGATGCAGGATATCCATTAATTGAATTACATGGTGATTTAACAAGCCGTGAACGTACAAAGGCAATGAAAGAACTGGAAAATATTCAAAAGCCTTATGTCGTAGCAACCGATATAGCTGCCAGAGGAATTGATATTGATGGAATCAGTCATGTTATTTCTTTAGGCTTCCCAAAAGAATTAGATTATTATATTCATCGTTCAGGAAGAACCGGACGTGCTGGTAAAAAGGGAATCTGTTATGCCTTATATCAAAAACAAGATGATCAAATGATCCGTGCACTGGAAAAACGCGGCATTCATTTTGAACATCGTTCTTTGAAGAATGGCAATTGGAATACATTAGAACCATTACATAAGAAAAAAGTAAAAAAAGATGATCCTTTAGAAAAAGAAATTTCAAAGATCGTTGCTAAGAAAAAAAAGAAAGTAAAACCAGGATATAAAGTGAAACGTAAACAGGAAGTAGAAAAGTTAAAACGTAAAGCAAAACGTTCCATTATTCAGGAAGATATCCAGCGTCAAAAGAAAGAACGTGCGAAGAGCAAACAGCTGGAAAGAAGGAGAAATGAAGAATGAAAATAGGTTCTCATGTATCCATGTCTGCGCCTGAATATGTATTAGGTTCTGTCAAAGAAGCCCTTCAATATGGGGCGAATGCACTTATGCTGTATACTGGTGCGCCACAAAATACCAGAAGAAAACCAATGCAGGAATTACGCATTGCAGAAGCTTTAGAGTTGATGAAACAATCCGGCATTGAGGAAAGCAGTGTCATCGTACATGCACCTTATATCATCAATCTGGCGAACTGTCTAAAAGAAGAAACCTTTCAATTAGGTGTAGAATTCTTAGAAAAAGAAATCAAACGTGTACAGGCATTACATGCAACAACCCTTGTTCTACATCCAGGTTCTCATGTAAAAGCAGGAGAGGAAGCTGGTCTTGAAAAGATTATTCAGGGATTAGATGAAGCAATGCATGACATGCAGGATGTGCATATTGCTATAGAAACGATGGCAGGCAAGGGCAGTGAAATCGGATATACATTTGATCATATCGCCTATTTGATCAAGCATGCAAAATATGGTGATCATATAGGTGTTTGTATGGATACCTGTCATATCCATGATGCTGGTTTTGACTTATCTGATTTTGACGCAATCTTAGATGAATTTGATGAAAAAATCGGCCTTGACCGCTTATTATGTATGCATATCAATGATTCAAAAAATATCAAAGGTGCAAAGAAAGACCGCCATGCAAATATTGGCTTTGGCGAGATCGGATTTGATAAATTATGTACCATCGTACATCACCCACGTGTAGCACATGTCGTAAAAATCTTGGAAACTCCTTATGTAGATGGACATCCACCTTATAAATATGAAATTGCGATGTTAAAAAACAAAGTGTTTGATGAGCATTTATTGGATAAAATCATTGAGGAAGCATAATGGAAATCAGACAGCTGGATCAAAGTTATCAGGGAATGCCCATTCACTTTGTGGTAAAAACAGATGGCTATTTCCATGCGGATATTAAACAGACAAATGATCAATTTGGTGTAATCTTTCACTATACACCGTTTTCTGAACAGAAAATATATCACTTTGATGATGTTTTGATGAGTGAATGGCTGGATGAGCCTATTGTCTATGGTGCATTTGAACAAAATGAATTTGTTGGCTTTGTGGAATTGAATAAAGAATGGAATCAGCGTTTACGTATAACCAACATTTTTGTGAAGGAAGAAAAGCGACATGATGGCATAGGCACGATATTGATGAAACATGCAAAAGCATATGCCGCATCACAAAATATGCGAGGCATTGTTTTAGAAACACAGTCCTATAATGTACCCGCCATTCGTTTTTATCAAAAACATGGCTTTCTATTTTTAGGATGTGACTTATCTGCCTTTTCCAATGAAGATGTCAAGCATCAGGAAATACGCTTAGAAATGTGTTATCAAATGGAAAACAGTTGAGCTACAATATGTAGTTTCAACTGTTTTCTTTTAATCATTTTTATGTTCTTCTTCAAAAGCCAGAATTTCTTGTTTTAAACGTTCTACGATTTCTTCTTGTGGAAGTTTTTCAATAATTACACCTTTTTTAATCAACAAACCTTCTTTTTTACCACCGGCAATAGCAATATCCGCATGTTTTGCTTCACCAGGACCATTGACTGCACAACCCATAATCGCTACATTTACATTACAATTGACCGTTTGTAGGAACTTTTCAATTTCATCTACAACAGGCTGCATATCCCAGGCAGTTCTACCACATGTTGGACAGGCAATCAGATTTGGTACTCCTTTTAATAAACCACAGCATTTCAATAATTGTTTTACAATCGTGATTTCATTCACCGGATCGCCATTGACACTGATACGAATGGTATCCCCAATACCTTCATTTAACAAGGTACCCAGCGCCATACTGCTTTTTATCGCAGAACCAATAAATGTACCAGCTTCTGTAACACCTAGATGAAGTGGATAAGGGAACGTTTTACTTGCTAGTCGATATGCATCAATGCAAAGCAATGGATCACTGCTTTTAAAAGATAAGCAGATGTCATGGAAATCTAAATCCTCCAAGATCTTTACGTGGCGTTTTGCACTTTCCATCATGCCTTCTGCTGTTGGTTTGCCATATTTTTCATGAATATCCTTTTCTAAAGAACCACTGTTGATTCCAATACGGATAGGGATATGATGCTCCTTACAAACTTTAACGACCGCTTCTACATTTTCCTTCGCACCGATATTACCAGGATTCAATCGAATCTTATCAATGCCATGTTCAATAGCAGAGATTGCCAAACGATAATCATAATGAATATCCGCAACGAGTGGAATATGTGTTCTTTTCTTGATTTCAGTAATTGCTTTTGCATCTTCTTCATCTATGATTGCCATTCTTACCAGTTCACATCCAGCCTTTTCCAGTGCTAAAATCTGATTGACTGTGGCATCCACATCAGATGTTCTAGTATTACACATTGATTGAATCACTACCTTATTTTGATGACCAATCGTTAAATTACCTACATGTATTTCTCTTGTTTCATTACGTTTCATGTTTTCACCTCGTGGTTTCATTATAACAGTGTTAAATAGGAAATTCAATGAAGAAAACAGAAATGAAAACCTTACTATGATTCGAATATGATAATGTCTTAATGAAACCAAATTGATTTTGTCTTTAAAATCATTTATGATATGACCTTACTATGAAAGTGAGGTCTTTATGAGAAAGGTAAATTTAAGAATGAATGAACAATACAAATATGAGGTTATTAAAAAATTAGTTGATACACATGGAAACAAAAAGAATGCTGCTATCAAATTAAACTGCTCTGTTCGCACTATTGACAGATTGATTGTCAGATATAAAGCTGAAGGTAAGACTGGTTTTATCCACAAGAACAGAAACAGACAGCCTATCTCCACTTTCCCTGTCGAGGTCAAAAATAAAGTCATTGACCTTTATCGCACGAAATATTCTGGTGCCAATCTTCTTCATTTCTCACAGCTGCTTGCGAAGAAAGAGGATATCCATGTCAGTGACACTACTATCAATTATTGGCTCCGCAGTTGCGACATCCTTTCTCCTAAGGCTAGACGCAAAACTGTCAATACTCTTAACGCTGAACTGAGAAAACGTAAGAAAGCTGCCAAGACAAAAAAAGAAGCTGCTTCTATAGAAAACAAACTCGATCTACTTGATCGCTTCGATGCACATCCCAGACGCCCTAGATGCGCTTATTTTGGCGAGTTAGTCCAAATGGATGCTTCTCCTCATCTTTGGTTCGGTACCTCCATCACTCATCTCCATCTGGCCATTGATGACGCCACTGGTAAGATACTTGGTGCTTATTTTGATACGCAGGAAACGCTTAATGCGTATTATCAAATCACTCATCAAATCCTGATAGATTATGGCATCCCTGCCAAGTTTCTTACGGACCGCCGCACTGTGTTTGAGTACAAAAGAAAAAACGCATCCTCTGATGAAGAAGATACGTTTACGCAATTCTCTTATGCCTGCCATCAGTTAGGCATTGAATTGGAATGTACGAGCGTCCCGCAGGCGAAAGGTCGCGTAGAGCGTCTTAATCAGACCCTACAATCTAGATTGGTCATTGAACTTAGGCTTGCGGGCATTACAACCATAGAGGAAGCCAATGAATTCTTAAAATCCTACCTAAAAGAATTCAACGCTATGTTCTCTCTACCAATCAATGATACTAAAACTGTGTTTGAAAAGCAACCGTCAAAGCAAAAAATCAATCAGACGCTTGCAATTTTAAGCAACCGAAAACTTGATTCAGGTCATTGTATCCGCTATAAGAACAAGTATTTTATTCCTATAACGAAATCTGGTAGTAAAGCATATCTGAAAAAAGGTATGAATGTGATGGTGATCGAAGCATTTGATGGAAAGCTATATGCCAACATCCTAGATCATCTATTCGCTTTAGAAGAAATCCTAGAACGTGAGGCTACATCAAAGAACTTCGACACGCTTCCTATCGAGGTGAAACAGAAAAAGCCTTATATTCCCCCTATGTCACATCCTTGGAAACAGGCTTCTTATCTTGCTTATGTGGCAAAGCAAAAGCACCGTCAATCCGGTGCTAATGTTTAATTATTTTTAAGACATTTTCATTTTTGCTTGACATGAAGAAAACAGAAATGAAAACCTTACAAAATTCTGAACTTGTAGCAACTCAAAATCATTTATGATATACTAAAGGACAGGAGGTGAATGCCTTGTTAAGAAATCCATTTCGTGACTTGGATCAAAAAAAATTAAGACGCAGCTCTGATGCATTAAAGACGCAAAATGATTATTATAAAATCGTAAATAAACGAATTGGTGTCTTTGCACTTGTGATTATACTGGTATTCTCAATTGTAGTAGTACGCCTTGCATTCTTACAGATACGAGGAGAAGAAACCTATACTGCAAAGTTAGAAAGCTATACAAGTAAAAAGCAGACAGACATGACACCACGTGGTATGATTTATGATCGTAATGGGAAAGTTGTTGCTGGAACTGTATCCGCATTGAATATTACATACTTTCCACCAAAGAACACGACAAGTGATGAACAGTGGGAGCTGGCACAAAAATTTGCGAAACAGTTTAAAACCAATCATGATCGTTTTACACTAAGCGATTATCAGGATGCCTATTTATATTTACATACAGATGCAAATGGTAAAAAAGATAATGGAAACAATTTGTTATCAGGTAATGAATTAAATCTTGGCAGCGCTGACGCAGAAAAACTAAAACGTGAACGTATCACGCAGGAGATGGTAGAAAAAGAATTTTCTGAAGAAGATTTAAATGCCTATGCAATCTTTGGTGCGATGCGTCGTGCCCCAAGCAGCCAGTTAAAAGTTGTTTTGGAAGATGTAGATAAAGAAATCGTATATTATCTGGAAGAACATAAAGATGAATATCCAGGATTTGATGTCGATATGGGTGGATGGAAACGTGAATATCCATATGGATCAACATTTAGAGATGTATTAGGTGGTGTATCAACCAGTGTACAGGGAGTACCTAGTGAATTAAAAACGTATTATGAAGCAAAAGGTTATTCCATGGTCGATCGGGTAGGTATAAAAGGACTTGAAGAACAGTACGAAGATTTATTGACAGGCACACGAAAAGTCAGTGAAATCACATATGATGAAAACGGCATTGCTGTTTTAAATGAAATCAACAGTGGTAAAAATGGCTATGATTTGCATATGAGCATTGATATTGAACTACAGAAAAAAGTTGATGATGTCCTTGAAAAGGTGTTAAAAAATGCAAGCAATGACAGCCGCCGACAGTATTTTAAAAATGCGTATGTGATCTTGATGAATCCACAAACCGGTGAGATTTATGCGATGAGTGGAAAAGCAAAAGGGGACGATGGCAAAATCACAAATTTTGCGACTGGTAATTATAAAGCTGGTGTTGTACCTGGGTCTATTGTGAAGGGTGCGACAGTATACATGGGACTTACAGAAGGTGTCATTGACGCAAACACCATATTTATAGATGCGCCAATTGAATTCAAAGGATCTCAGATAAAAGCATCTTATCAAAATCATGGTCCAGTCAATGCAGTAAAAGCTTTATCTGTATCCAGTAACGTGTATATGTGGTACACGGTTATGGCATTAGCTGGTGTAAACTATGTGCCAAAAGGCCCATTGATTGTAAACGATTATGCAGGAATTGTTCGTTTGATGCGTTCTTATTATTCTATGTTTGGATTAGGTACAAGTACAGGATTGGATGTTCCTGATGAAACATCAACTTCATTTGTTGGTAACAGTACCGATGTCGGTAAATTTTTGGACTTTGCGATTGGACAGTATGATCTTTACACACCAATTCAGATTGCACAATATGTATCTACGCTTGCCAATGGCGGCAAGAAAGTACAGCCAAAGCTTGTGAATACAGCTACAGAAGTCAATAGTGATTATGTGGTATATAAAAATGAAACAACAATTCTTTCAACATTAAAAGGCAAAGAAAGCGATTTAGATGTTGTCAGAGCAGGATTTCATCAGTGTGTTTTAGATGGTAACTGTGGTGGCGCAATCAAAAGTTTACCTTATGATATCGCTGCGAAAACAGGTACTGCCGAAAGTGCAGAACATGGTGGTAAAACAACCAATGCGGCTTTGATTGGATGGGCACCATATGAAAACCCAACATTAGCTTTTGTTTGTTTAGCACCGGATTCAGATACCAATATAGGTACGAACCTTGCAGGTAATATCTGTTATCAGGAAATTATGCCAGAAATCATTCAAGATTTCTTTAAAAAATATCCAATTGACAAGAAAGATTAAAAAGTATTAGCATTTTCCGATATTGTATGTTATAATTTTCTAGCACTAGTACGAGGAGGGTCAACATGAGAGATAGAATTACATTCAAATGTTCAGAATGTGGCGAAGAAAACTACATTGGAACACGTAATAAACGTAAAAATCCAGAACGTATGCAAATTCAAAAATATTGCCCACGTTGTAACAAGAAAACTTTACATAAGGAGAAAAAATAAGAAGGGCCAAAGACTTGGTCTTTTTTATTATGTGAAATGATATGAAAAAGATAGAAACATATGTATTAGGCATGGTGCAGGTAAACTGTTATGTACTATGGCAGGATAATCATGTATTGATCATTGATCCAGGAACTGCCTCTTCAAAATTGATGAAAGATATTGATGATCGAGGCGGTATTGTAGATGGCATCGTTTTGACACATGGACATTTTGATCATATTGGTGGTGTTGATGCGTTGGTAGAGCATTATCATTGTCCGCTCTATATGAATGCATGGGATAAAGACATGTTGAAGGATGCGTATTTGAATGCTTCTGGAGCAATGGGACTTCCTGAAATCATTGTGCATACAAAACCACAGTTCCTAGATGCAGGTAAGCATACAATTGGCGTGTTTGAATTTCAGTTTATTTATGCGCCAGGACACAGCAGTGGCTGCAGTATGATTTTATGGGATGAAAATCTGTTTAGCGGGGATGTTT
Coding sequences:
- a CDS encoding DEAD/DEAH box helicase, translated to MSYRDYMFKETTKKFLELEGFLEPTPIQKEILPLACKGKDVIGISATGSGKTHAFLIPVMERVDTSIDRIQAVITAPTRELALQLYTRTKNMQEADPTLRIKLITGGMEKSRMNESLKVQPHVVIGTPGRIKDLFLNEKTLRVESADMLIVDEADMTLEFGFLEDIDAMAGRMKKNLQMMSFSATMPNALKIFLKKYMTQPAMVHIEDAKQFHPQIEHVLVPCTPLNYEQKLMEILPTFTPYVCLIFANTREQAANVASLMRDAGYPLIELHGDLTSRERTKAMKELENIQKPYVVATDIAARGIDIDGISHVISLGFPKELDYYIHRSGRTGRAGKKGICYALYQKQDDQMIRALEKRGIHFEHRSLKNGNWNTLEPLHKKKVKKDDPLEKEISKIVAKKKKKVKPGYKVKRKQEVEKLKRKAKRSIIQEDIQRQKKERAKSKQLERRRNEE
- a CDS encoding deoxyribonuclease IV, giving the protein MKIGSHVSMSAPEYVLGSVKEALQYGANALMLYTGAPQNTRRKPMQELRIAEALELMKQSGIEESSVIVHAPYIINLANCLKEETFQLGVEFLEKEIKRVQALHATTLVLHPGSHVKAGEEAGLEKIIQGLDEAMHDMQDVHIAIETMAGKGSEIGYTFDHIAYLIKHAKYGDHIGVCMDTCHIHDAGFDLSDFDAILDEFDEKIGLDRLLCMHINDSKNIKGAKKDRHANIGFGEIGFDKLCTIVHHPRVAHVVKILETPYVDGHPPYKYEIAMLKNKVFDEHLLDKIIEEA
- a CDS encoding GNAT family N-acetyltransferase — encoded protein: MEIRQLDQSYQGMPIHFVVKTDGYFHADIKQTNDQFGVIFHYTPFSEQKIYHFDDVLMSEWLDEPIVYGAFEQNEFVGFVELNKEWNQRLRITNIFVKEEKRHDGIGTILMKHAKAYAASQNMRGIVLETQSYNVPAIRFYQKHGFLFLGCDLSAFSNEDVKHQEIRLEMCYQMENS
- the ispG gene encoding flavodoxin-dependent (E)-4-hydroxy-3-methylbut-2-enyl-diphosphate synthase, with the protein product MKRNETREIHVGNLTIGHQNKVVIQSMCNTRTSDVDATVNQILALEKAGCELVRMAIIDEEDAKAITEIKKRTHIPLVADIHYDYRLAISAIEHGIDKIRLNPGNIGAKENVEAVVKVCKEHHIPIRIGINSGSLEKDIHEKYGKPTAEGMMESAKRHVKILEDLDFHDICLSFKSSDPLLCIDAYRLASKTFPYPLHLGVTEAGTFIGSAIKSSMALGTLLNEGIGDTIRISVNGDPVNEITIVKQLLKCCGLLKGVPNLIACPTCGRTAWDMQPVVDEIEKFLQTVNCNVNVAIMGCAVNGPGEAKHADIAIAGGKKEGLLIKKGVIIEKLPQEEIVERLKQEILAFEEEHKND
- a CDS encoding ISNCY family transposase; translation: MNEQYKYEVIKKLVDTHGNKKNAAIKLNCSVRTIDRLIVRYKAEGKTGFIHKNRNRQPISTFPVEVKNKVIDLYRTKYSGANLLHFSQLLAKKEDIHVSDTTINYWLRSCDILSPKARRKTVNTLNAELRKRKKAAKTKKEAASIENKLDLLDRFDAHPRRPRCAYFGELVQMDASPHLWFGTSITHLHLAIDDATGKILGAYFDTQETLNAYYQITHQILIDYGIPAKFLTDRRTVFEYKRKNASSDEEDTFTQFSYACHQLGIELECTSVPQAKGRVERLNQTLQSRLVIELRLAGITTIEEANEFLKSYLKEFNAMFSLPINDTKTVFEKQPSKQKINQTLAILSNRKLDSGHCIRYKNKYFIPITKSGSKAYLKKGMNVMVIEAFDGKLYANILDHLFALEEILEREATSKNFDTLPIEVKQKKPYIPPMSHPWKQASYLAYVAKQKHRQSGANV
- a CDS encoding penicillin-binding protein 2; translated protein: MLRNPFRDLDQKKLRRSSDALKTQNDYYKIVNKRIGVFALVIILVFSIVVVRLAFLQIRGEETYTAKLESYTSKKQTDMTPRGMIYDRNGKVVAGTVSALNITYFPPKNTTSDEQWELAQKFAKQFKTNHDRFTLSDYQDAYLYLHTDANGKKDNGNNLLSGNELNLGSADAEKLKRERITQEMVEKEFSEEDLNAYAIFGAMRRAPSSQLKVVLEDVDKEIVYYLEEHKDEYPGFDVDMGGWKREYPYGSTFRDVLGGVSTSVQGVPSELKTYYEAKGYSMVDRVGIKGLEEQYEDLLTGTRKVSEITYDENGIAVLNEINSGKNGYDLHMSIDIELQKKVDDVLEKVLKNASNDSRRQYFKNAYVILMNPQTGEIYAMSGKAKGDDGKITNFATGNYKAGVVPGSIVKGATVYMGLTEGVIDANTIFIDAPIEFKGSQIKASYQNHGPVNAVKALSVSSNVYMWYTVMALAGVNYVPKGPLIVNDYAGIVRLMRSYYSMFGLGTSTGLDVPDETSTSFVGNSTDVGKFLDFAIGQYDLYTPIQIAQYVSTLANGGKKVQPKLVNTATEVNSDYVVYKNETTILSTLKGKESDLDVVRAGFHQCVLDGNCGGAIKSLPYDIAAKTGTAESAEHGGKTTNAALIGWAPYENPTLAFVCLAPDSDTNIGTNLAGNICYQEIMPEIIQDFFKKYPIDKKD
- the rpmG gene encoding 50S ribosomal protein L33, translated to MRDRITFKCSECGEENYIGTRNKRKNPERMQIQKYCPRCNKKTLHKEKK
- a CDS encoding MBL fold metallo-hydrolase; this translates as MKKIETYVLGMVQVNCYVLWQDNHVLIIDPGTASSKLMKDIDDRGGIVDGIVLTHGHFDHIGGVDALVEHYHCPLYMNAWDKDMLKDAYLNASGAMGLPEIIVHTKPQFLDAGKHTIGVFEFQFIYAPGHSSGCSMILWDENLFSGDVLFAGSIGRTDLPDGDMGKMRNSLRIFKDLDPSIKIYPGHGPVTDLRCELQQNPYLNM